From the Cohaesibacter sp. ES.047 genome, one window contains:
- a CDS encoding SCO family protein encodes MKKILRILLWGLVILVAAALAYMIFNWYQQELGVQQTQSGDTSVPIGGDFQLTDHTGKPVTAADFSDKPMVVYFGYTFCPDVCPTTLSEMTLWVEDLGEDADKLNYLFITVDPERDDQEAMAYYVDAFFPQLVGLRGTPEQTKDVIKAYRVYAKKVEEEDGGDNYVMDHTASVYLMKKGNIFSGTIAYGEEHDTAVAKLRKLIATAE; translated from the coding sequence ATGAAGAAGATCTTGAGAATTCTGCTGTGGGGGCTCGTCATTCTGGTGGCCGCTGCACTCGCCTACATGATCTTCAACTGGTATCAGCAAGAACTGGGGGTGCAGCAGACCCAGTCGGGAGACACCAGCGTGCCAATCGGTGGTGACTTCCAACTGACCGACCATACGGGAAAGCCCGTCACGGCAGCGGACTTCTCCGACAAGCCGATGGTGGTCTATTTCGGCTACACCTTCTGCCCCGATGTCTGCCCTACGACCCTGAGCGAAATGACGCTGTGGGTTGAAGATCTGGGTGAGGACGCGGACAAACTCAATTATCTCTTCATCACGGTTGATCCCGAGCGCGATGATCAGGAAGCCATGGCCTATTATGTGGATGCCTTCTTCCCGCAACTGGTCGGCCTGCGTGGAACACCGGAGCAGACCAAGGATGTCATCAAGGCCTACCGGGTTTATGCCAAAAAGGTCGAGGAAGAAGATGGTGGAGACAATTACGTGATGGACCATACCGCGTCGGTCTATCTGATGAAAAAGGGCAACATCTTCTCGGGCACGATAGCCTATGGCGAGGAGCATGACACAGCGGTGGCCAAGTTGCGCAAATTGATCGCCACGGCGGAGTAG
- a CDS encoding VOC family protein, producing the protein MSSTDQLQDTEAQEAPVIMAHVSIGVKDFAKSKAFYEAVLGTIGAKIVMDVDAPTMQAAAFGKQFPEFWVQTPHDGGEPGVANGTHFAFLASSVKAVHAFWDTAIEMGGVPDGEPGPRPHYGEAYYGCFLRDPDGHKIEAMFWGAHDQFKDGEAVKTSG; encoded by the coding sequence ATGTCGAGCACAGATCAACTGCAGGATACAGAGGCGCAGGAAGCGCCTGTCATTATGGCCCATGTGTCCATCGGCGTGAAGGATTTCGCCAAGTCCAAGGCCTTTTACGAGGCCGTGCTTGGTACGATTGGCGCCAAAATTGTCATGGATGTGGACGCGCCCACCATGCAAGCCGCAGCCTTTGGCAAGCAGTTTCCGGAATTCTGGGTTCAGACCCCTCATGATGGCGGCGAGCCGGGCGTGGCCAACGGAACGCACTTTGCCTTTCTCGCATCCAGTGTCAAAGCCGTGCATGCCTTCTGGGACACCGCCATCGAAATGGGAGGAGTGCCCGACGGTGAACCGGGGCCACGCCCCCATTATGGAGAGGCCTACTACGGCTGCTTTCTGCGCGATCCGGACGGGCATAAAATAGAAGCGATGTTCTGGGGGGCCCATGACCAATTCAAGGATGGAGAGGCGGTCAAAACCTCGGGCTGA
- a CDS encoding DUF4189 domain-containing protein — MKRLSSLITCICILFAFSSVASSEDRFGAFAVAENGAYGYAWAHYSKSEARRTAMNECRRRGPGCRNALWFRNACGALAMNSRNSWATEWSESRAGARDRALNSCNNKFGGCRIREAICSWD; from the coding sequence ATGAAGCGCTTATCTTCTCTCATTACGTGTATTTGCATTCTATTCGCCTTCTCTTCTGTCGCATCTTCCGAAGACCGTTTTGGCGCGTTTGCCGTGGCCGAAAATGGCGCTTATGGCTACGCTTGGGCCCACTATTCCAAGTCGGAGGCCCGACGCACCGCCATGAACGAGTGCCGCCGTCGAGGCCCGGGTTGCCGCAATGCTTTGTGGTTTCGCAATGCCTGTGGTGCGCTTGCGATGAATAGCCGCAACAGCTGGGCCACGGAGTGGAGTGAATCCCGCGCCGGTGCCCGTGACCGCGCCCTGAACAGCTGCAACAACAAGTTCGGCGGCTGCCGTATCCGCGAAGCAATTTGCAGCTGGGACTAG